The DNA window CAAGACCTCCTTCTCATTCTCAACCTTGTATGTTGAAACATCCTTGTTCACTGAGAATCCAATTCTCTCATTGATGTTGTATGCAGCCTTGGCGGCAGCAGCTTGAACACGTGTAGCACGTGGCAGACGGACCTTTTCGTAGACCGACAGAGATTGGGCAATGTCGCCATTAAAGTATCGCTTGCTAAACAAGATTCCAAGAGCTGCGGCATCTTCAATAGCCATGCATGCACCTTGCGACTGATGAGGCATCATGGGATGACCTGCATCGCCCAAGAGACAGACATTGCCCTTGTGAATATAAGGATACGGCTGGTGAACCCAAAGTCTCCAAGGCTGAATCTCCTTTCCGATGGCGAGATGGCCGAGAACTTGGCTATCGAGTTGAGGGTAGGGCTGTAGGAGATCCTCGACAGGGAGACTGTCTGAACCCCATGCTTGTGTGGTATAATCGCCCTGCTCGCGGGGGAAGAAGCAGTAGTATGAGAGAAGCTTGCCGCCGTTGCAAGGAGACAGGACGATCTTGTCCCACTTGCCTTCTTGGCCGCCCCAGTACTCGAGAGCGCTGTTTTGGGAGTAGTCGACGAGACCAGCCTTGACAGCCTCTTCGGTGGTGACGTTGCAGTGAAGACAGCTCTGATCAGAAGGCTTCTTCTCAGGGTGAATGCCAATGATTCCACGAACGACAGAGCCAATACCATCAGCACCAACAATCAAGTCATGCTTGGCAGTAACTCCATTCTCAAAGGTAATAGTACCGTGGGGAATATCGATAGATGAGCACTTGTGCTTGACCAATAGCTTGACAGGTTCGCCCTCTCCTTCCTCGCTCATAGCAGTATCCTTGAGCATAGCGTGCATGTACTGACGATGAAACATGTTGTATACAAAACCCCAACGCTTCTCGTAATCGTCCAAATCATAGACGCTGACGGGTTCACCAGTCTTCCAGTCGCGGTTGATAAGCTTCTTGAGAACGACGGGGTCACCCTTTGCGACGTCGACGTCCCACTCGTGAAGCCAGCGCGTTCCGTTGGCAGCGCAGGATACGGAGGCACCGACTTCACCTGCAAAGTCGGAGCGTTCATAAATTGTGACTGAGTGGCCGGCGCGGCGGAGAGCGATGGCGACGGACATGCCGCCAATACCACCTCCAACGACGGCTACTGAGAGGCGCTTCCAGTTGGGCATTGTGGGTGTGTCCTTGATCATGATGAATTGTGTATAAGTGGAATAAACTTGAAGACTGAGGATTAAGTCTTGATATGTAGATAGTTTGTATTAATGAGTTGATTGAAGTTATGAATTGATATCTCGAGCTGAGCAACCATGACTATTTAGCTTTTCATGATTGAACCGTTATCAAAGTATAATCACTGGCTATCCAGTGCATATCCGCCTTGCAACCACTATCGACATCATCAACCGCTTGTGGCTGTTGAGTGACGGAAGTTCGGAAGTAAAGTTGTCAGATAACGGATGTGGACTCGATATGCGGATGTGGAATGTTATGTTATCCGCTAGCGTCGGGTAATGCACCCACTGTATCAGTGGCTTACAGCACTATAGCCGCTTACTGTAGGGATTACAGTGAGGGACTGATAGAACGAATTGAATGTAGAACACAACAGTGAATACTACGATGATTCAGTAACAATAAGATAGtgaagtttaataaaattgtTATACATAGATGGTCATATTATCATGAGAGGAATGGATACGTATCCCACAAAGAAACGTTCAAACTCTCCCAATCCAAACTAAAGTCACCACCCTCTTCACCACCCTCTGACTCTCGAAACACCCAGTCCTGCATCGCATCATCAACCACTATATCTTCGGCTACGCTGTGAGCATACACAAACGGAAATGCTTCAGCCACAACAGGTTCTGCCCGTGAAGCCTGTGAATACAAACTGCATAGTTTTGATACGTAGCGACTTCTGCCCGTGGATGATTCCGATGACCGACGTTTGTCAATCGCTCCCGAAAGGGTTGTCAGAATGTCGAGGTAATGCGCTGCTTGTGGACTTTGAGTTGACAAGTGTCCCAAGACTCGTTTTGCGCTCTGGAATGCGTCCATTATGTCTGCTTCAGCAGGGTGTTTTGCGAAGATTTGGAGGCCCAGTATTAGTCCCGAGGCAAAGACAAGAGCCCTGAACAGGTCAGTGACAGTACATCACTACAAGAGGACTAACTTACTTCATAATACACATGTTTCCCATCAATTCCCCAGCGTCTAGGGTCTCGACACATGTTTGTGACAGATACATGGCGGCATCAAGACAAGCTGCCGCTAATTGTGAATGTGCTCCCTTGGCAAGCGGCTTTGCTATTAAAGTCGATACGAGGAACGGCCTTGTAACCAACATGACGGCTAGATAGTACAAGCACGATACATGCACCCTACCAATAGCCCCATCCCGTAGTGATTCTCCTCGTAGTGGATATGATATTCCTCTTGGTAGATCCACTGAGTCAGGGAGAGATCGTTTCCAACTCTCGATGTCCTGTAGGAATTTTTCCACTATCGGGGTTGTGACTTTTTTCTGATCGTATAGCGTGTCAGTCACATCGTTTATTATGGAGGATATTTTATTTGCCGCCATTAAACGTTCTGTTATCAGGTCGTCTGGTTGTACAAGGTCGTCAAGTTTGCTATCCGATCGGATCTGGGCTGAAGCGGATGGGCGGCCGAGAAGTGAGTTGACAAGTTTATCAAGGATGCATACGCTCAACCAAACACGTAGTCTGATTCGTCAGCAATACTTCGATATCTAGTTTCGTATTGACTTACTTTGCTAGATCTTTCTCGTCTGGCTTCTCTCCATAGGATTCCCGACTATGCAACCCCAGAGCTAGAGCCGCTTTTGCAGCTATACCGAGATACATAAATGCTGCGTTTCTTCGACACTCGCCCAGCATATAAAATGCCATGAGGATGAATATGCGCACCATTTCAAGGTCCGGATCTTCAAGAAAGCCTACAAAGGCTTGGCTACGGGCTCTGCGGAAGTAGGCTTGGCCTATTGTTCGGGAGCTCTCAAGGGATTCGCATTGCGCGCCGATTGCCATTACTAAATCCAAAGTGGCTTGTCTTTGAGGTGTAATTCGATGAGGGTTGTCTTCGGGTAGGAATGCGAGTTGAAATCCCATTATTTCTTCGTCAAAGATGTGGATTAATCCTTCGGTCTGAAGGTGTTAGTATGGAGGATGAAGATCTTTTCGCTGACATACCACCGCGTCAAAAATGTTTGAGAATCCATTCTTTTGGCTTTGACTTAACCTTGGGACTTCATTATCGTGTGTTGTGGCGGTTGGTGATTCAATCTCAAGCATAGTATCGCTCTTTTCATTATGAGAAAATGCCGAGGGTCCGATTTGTTGAGATACGAGATTGCGAACAATTTGTAAGAACGATATCGAGGCAGCGCCTCCGACGTAAACTGGTATCTGATGAGTAACTATCGGTGTTGTATTGATGTGAAAATATTACCTCTCTCGCCACGCGAGTTCAACAGCATCCGTGGTGGATTCGTAGCTGATGACGCATCAGCCTGACTATCCTTGTCGTCATCTTGCTGTGAATGAGACGGTGAAAGCGGTCTGTAGTTCTCCTCCGTTTCCAAATTCTGTTGCACGCTCTGGTTTGATACTGAGCTAGTTCGGCCCGTGCTGGCGGTTGAattggcagcagcagcagcagcagcagctctcTCTGCCCTtgctcttgttcttgatccTCTTGGCGCATACGTGATAAAGCACTGCGACTCCAGTCCTCGCCTCACGCATTGAGTACAAGGTGCTGAGCCACTACAGCGCTTTTTTGTTTCGCGGCATAAATTACATGCTTCTGCtgctctttgtctttgatgaGCTGGAACAATTGGGCGTGGCATCATAAGGTGAGTCTGTATGTGATTGAGAAGGATGAAGAAAGTGATGATAGAGAAGAAGACTGGGTGAATTCCGATGGAAGTTCCGATGGGGAATGGCAGTTGATAAGATTGCTTCCGAGACGCTAACATTTTAGGGGTGCAGTTTGCGGGGTAGGGATACTGCTGAAGGAGCTGGTGCAGTGGTTACTGATAGCTGATGAGCGCTAACCAGGGATCCTTGTTAAGATGGACTTACCCTGTAATCAATACAACAGGACAGTCAAACACGACAGCTACCCCAAACCAAAGACGATGTTATTCCGAGATTCCCTTGTGGCGAATTTAAGTACCTAGAGATATTCTTCTTACCATTAATGTCAGGTTTTGTTGGATCCTAGCTGTTGATGGGAGGGTATATCATGGATACAATGAATCGGGAGGACTTTAATGATCGATCATGAATGATCAGAGT is part of the Fusarium poae strain DAOMC 252244 chromosome 4, whole genome shotgun sequence genome and encodes:
- a CDS encoding hypothetical protein (TransMembrane:2 (o332-351i391-410o)), with translation MLLNSRGERVYVGGAASISFLQIVRNLVSQQIGPSAFSHNEKSDTMLEIESPTATTHDNEVPRLSQSQKNGFSNIFDAVTEGLIHIFDEEIMGFQLAFLPEDNPHRITPQRQATLDLVMAIGAQCESLESSRTIGQAYFRRARSQAFVGFLEDPDLEMVRIFILMAFYMLGECRRNAAFMYLGIAAKAALALGLHSRESYGEKPDEKDLAKLRVWLSVCILDKLVNSLLGRPSASAQIRSDSKLDDLVQPDDLITERLMAANKISSIINDVTDTLYDQKKVTTPIVEKFLQDIESWKRSLPDSVDLPRGISYPLRGESLRDGAIGRVHVSCLYYLAVMLVTRPFLVSTLIAKPLAKGAHSQLAAACLDAAMYLSQTCVETLDAGELMGNMCIMKALVFASGLILGLQIFAKHPAEADIMDAFQSAKRVLGHLSTQSPQAAHYLDILTTLSGAIDKRRSSESSTGRSRYVSKLCSLYSQASRAEPVVAEAFPFVYAHSVAEDIVVDDAMQDWVFRESEGGEEGGDFSLDWESLNVSLWDTYPFLS